A window of the Gemmatirosa kalamazoonensis genome harbors these coding sequences:
- a CDS encoding serine/threonine-protein kinase, with protein MATGTLQERLGADLGDRFTVEREIARGGMAVVYLARDRKHDRQVAVKLLDPMLGIGVLADRFHREIALLARLQHPHILPLLDSGAAAGSLYYVMPFVPGLSLRQRLDREGPLPVRDALRIAEQVADALAYAHAEGIVHRDVKPENVLLPGYHGREDQSVSGWHAVVCDFGIARLTGRDTLGGATTGATREHFVIGTPSYMAPEQASGARDVDPRADIYALGVVLHEMLSGSLPASREAFARARGAWPRRLRRELAALLARALAPDPARRFASAPELKAALESCTAHVAPPRAGASWRRRTAAGAAVAALGIATWLGVRAWIGRADATLDDETYVVLPFANADGAAPQPVTGDQSELQLADALARWRGVRVVPPERVSDARLRHGATRLLLDDAVSIARSLGAGRLAWGEVRGMGDSVYVAATLYRVRGRGAPVELHRHHVSVARDLRDVGDKFAVLADSLLVGSGATRLGTAGAVGTRSLPAWEAYDRGHRALAVWDLAAARREFRTAAELDPDYAQAQYWLAQTSTWSDEPADSVRPAAARAAALASRLAPRDASLARALSALADGRYVQACQAYNALVRADSTDFTAWYGLGECLSRDTLVVRVPRSPTSYAFRGSYRAALDAYRRALELVPAVQLAFRGAAFGRLERVLLTRPSVFREGTLEDGQRYAAYPSLDHDTLAFAAQPRAAVERSGLPASAPAALQRNRERLREIAQQWVSALPRSAAAHEALARAYEGTGQLSTSAGPSALSAVRDARRLATSAPERLRLGALEVQLALKLGDFERAGALADSLLRAPADDAESARYVAALAGLTGRATLAATAYRRAPNTSAFVAPGRGRVTPPEVLAEPARALLMYSAVGAPSDSILSLVRQIDAGVESWGVAEERIALRQALLAIPLRNAFPTTGLGPVAAPGDGTNLTRRMQRALALHDIGTARRLLSERRAMRRGRMRPTDDAMDGVFLEASALVAMGDSAGAARDLDQVLGALTALTAPLVDEPMLTPMLPRAMALRAELGAAAHDTVTAARWARAVVSLWSHADAALAPVVARQRALSRGRTLP; from the coding sequence GTGGCGACGGGCACGCTACAGGAGCGACTCGGCGCCGATCTCGGCGACCGCTTCACCGTCGAGCGCGAGATCGCGCGCGGCGGGATGGCCGTCGTCTACCTCGCACGGGACCGGAAGCACGACCGCCAGGTCGCGGTGAAGCTCCTCGACCCGATGCTCGGCATCGGCGTGCTCGCGGACCGGTTCCACCGCGAGATCGCGCTGCTCGCGAGGCTCCAGCATCCGCACATCCTCCCGCTGCTCGACTCGGGGGCCGCGGCCGGGTCGCTGTACTACGTGATGCCGTTCGTCCCCGGCCTGTCGCTGCGCCAGCGGCTCGATCGGGAGGGCCCGCTGCCCGTGCGCGACGCGCTCCGCATCGCCGAGCAGGTGGCCGACGCGCTCGCGTACGCGCACGCCGAAGGGATCGTGCACCGCGACGTGAAGCCGGAGAACGTGCTGCTGCCGGGCTACCACGGCCGCGAGGACCAGTCGGTGTCCGGGTGGCACGCGGTGGTGTGCGATTTCGGCATCGCCCGCCTAACGGGTCGCGACACGCTCGGCGGGGCGACGACCGGCGCCACGCGCGAGCACTTCGTGATCGGCACGCCGTCGTACATGGCGCCCGAGCAAGCCAGCGGCGCGCGCGACGTCGACCCGCGCGCCGACATCTACGCGCTCGGCGTCGTGCTGCACGAGATGCTCAGCGGCTCGCTGCCCGCGTCGCGCGAGGCGTTCGCGCGCGCGCGCGGCGCGTGGCCGAGACGACTCCGCCGCGAGCTCGCGGCGCTGCTCGCGCGTGCGCTGGCGCCCGACCCGGCACGGCGGTTCGCGAGCGCGCCGGAGCTGAAGGCAGCGCTGGAGTCGTGCACCGCCCACGTCGCGCCGCCGCGTGCGGGTGCGTCGTGGAGGCGGCGGACCGCGGCGGGGGCGGCCGTCGCCGCGCTGGGGATCGCGACGTGGCTCGGCGTGCGGGCGTGGATCGGGCGCGCCGACGCGACGCTCGACGACGAGACGTACGTGGTGCTGCCGTTCGCGAACGCCGACGGCGCGGCACCGCAGCCCGTGACCGGCGACCAGAGCGAGCTGCAGCTCGCCGACGCGCTCGCGCGGTGGCGCGGCGTGCGCGTCGTGCCGCCCGAGCGCGTATCCGACGCGCGCCTCCGGCACGGCGCGACGCGGCTCCTGCTCGACGACGCGGTGTCCATCGCGCGCTCGCTCGGCGCGGGTCGCCTGGCGTGGGGCGAGGTGCGCGGGATGGGGGACAGCGTGTACGTGGCCGCCACGCTGTACCGCGTGCGGGGGCGCGGCGCACCGGTGGAGCTGCACCGACACCACGTGAGCGTCGCGCGCGACCTTCGCGACGTCGGCGACAAGTTCGCCGTGCTCGCCGACTCGCTCCTCGTCGGCAGCGGCGCGACGCGGCTCGGCACCGCGGGCGCCGTCGGCACGCGCTCGCTGCCGGCGTGGGAGGCATACGACCGAGGGCACCGCGCGCTCGCCGTGTGGGATCTCGCCGCCGCGCGGCGGGAGTTCCGTACGGCGGCGGAGCTCGACCCCGACTACGCGCAGGCCCAGTACTGGCTCGCGCAGACGAGCACGTGGAGCGACGAGCCAGCCGACAGCGTGCGGCCGGCTGCCGCGCGCGCCGCCGCGCTCGCGTCGCGCCTCGCCCCGCGCGATGCGTCGCTCGCGCGAGCCCTCTCGGCACTCGCCGATGGGCGCTACGTCCAGGCGTGCCAGGCGTACAACGCGCTCGTGCGCGCCGACTCGACGGACTTCACGGCGTGGTACGGACTCGGCGAGTGCTTGTCGCGCGACACGCTCGTCGTGCGGGTGCCGCGCTCACCCACGAGCTACGCATTCCGTGGCAGTTACCGCGCCGCGCTCGACGCGTACCGGCGCGCGCTCGAGCTGGTGCCGGCGGTGCAGCTCGCGTTTCGCGGCGCCGCATTCGGCCGCCTGGAGCGCGTGCTGCTCACGCGCCCGTCGGTCTTCCGGGAGGGAACGCTGGAAGACGGCCAGCGATACGCGGCCTATCCGTCACTCGACCACGACACCCTCGCCTTCGCGGCGCAACCGCGCGCGGCGGTGGAGCGCAGCGGACTGCCGGCGAGCGCGCCGGCCGCGCTCCAACGAAACCGCGAACGGCTTCGCGAGATCGCGCAGCAGTGGGTGAGCGCACTGCCCCGGAGCGCGGCGGCGCACGAGGCGCTCGCCCGCGCATACGAGGGCACGGGGCAGCTTTCCACCTCCGCGGGCCCGTCGGCGCTGTCGGCGGTGCGCGACGCACGACGCCTGGCGACGAGCGCGCCGGAGCGCCTGCGCCTGGGGGCGCTCGAGGTGCAGCTCGCGCTGAAGCTCGGCGATTTCGAGCGGGCCGGCGCGCTCGCCGACTCGCTGCTGCGCGCGCCGGCCGACGACGCGGAGAGCGCGCGGTACGTCGCAGCGCTGGCCGGGCTCACCGGGCGCGCGACCCTCGCCGCGACCGCGTACCGACGGGCGCCTAACACGTCCGCGTTCGTGGCGCCGGGCCGTGGGCGCGTCACGCCCCCCGAGGTGCTCGCCGAGCCGGCGCGGGCGCTGCTCATGTACTCGGCGGTCGGTGCGCCGAGCGACAGCATCCTCTCGCTCGTGCGACAGATCGATGCCGGGGTGGAGAGCTGGGGCGTCGCGGAGGAGCGCATCGCGCTGCGGCAGGCGCTGCTCGCCATCCCGTTGCGCAACGCGTTCCCGACCACCGGCCTCGGTCCGGTGGCAGCGCCCGGCGACGGCACGAACCTCACGCGACGGATGCAGCGCGCGCTGGCGCTGCACGACATCGGCACCGCGCGGCGGCTGCTCTCGGAGCGCCGCGCGATGCGACGCGGTCGCATGCGTCCCACGGACGACGCGATGGACGGCGTGTTCCTGGAAGCCTCGGCGCTCGTGGCGATGGGCGACTCCGCCGGCGCCGCGCGCGATCTCGACCAAGTGCTCGGTGCGCTCACGGCCCTGACGGCACCGTTGGTCGACGAGCCGATGTTGACGCCGATGCTGCCGCGGGCCATGGCGCTGCGCGCGGAGCTCGGCGCCGCGGCGCACGACACGGTCACCGCCGCCCGATGGGCGCGCGCCGTGGTCTCGCTCTGGTCACACGCCGATGCGGCGCTCGCCCCGGTCGTGGCGCGACAACGCGCGCTTTCACGTGGCCGCACCCTTCCGTAG
- a CDS encoding fused MFS/spermidine synthase codes for MLQLLYILFTASGAAGLMYESIWSRYLGLFVGHSAYAQIIVLVIFLGGMSIGAWLAGRRSARLADPLRVYALAELGAGVLGALFHPVFVTVTDAAYHALFPALPAGAAVIAAKWLIAALLILPQSVLLGATFPLMSAGAIRRAAAAPGRTLSLLYFTNSLGAAAGVLVAGFWLLARVGLPGTLLAAAAVNALVAAGAWAIAWSSPPAAAASPDGTQTTLRLDTPRSDVSRPLARALLAVAFGTAVASFVYEVAWLRMLALVVGSATHSFEIMLSVFILGLALGAWWIRARADRLTDPARTLGILQWVMGSVAIATLPVYVRSFDWMVTLLDALDTTTHGYQLFSIARYLLCLAVMLPATFCAGTTLPLITRTLFVRGAGEDAIGRVYAVNTLGSIVGAALAGLVLMPVLGLKWLLVAGALVDVALGFFLLLRVADDARGERPVVATVAAVSLLMLLTVAARTPFHPAVLTSGVYRYARVSRPEDMEMVYYRDGRTATVSVRRQRGSSTLSLATNGKPDASLTSDWLRPDPRDTTRRPLTGDQVTQALLPLIALAHAPNARTAAVIGEGSGMTSHLLLASPRLQRLSTIDIEPEMIRASHAFYPANRRVFDDPRSTFVIDDAKSFFASSRRTFDVIVSEPSNPWVSGVSGLFTDDFYRRVRGWLAPGGVFGQWLHLYEIDDRLVLDVLAALHRNFAAYDVYLVSNADIFVVATNGPRVPTPDWGVVQLPGLAADLRRTLPLDSATLAAARLVDRAALAPLLDEWAPVNSDFHPVLDLGAERTRFMRRRATGFRELTVGRFDPVAAMRGWRVGFGAAPKSPVDLPRANALALGAAVRTAWARASTPGDGVAQAVGAAGDTAALRDALYRRAAYENVLASGRPPADWPRFVAHALDVLDDLHGGTSGVVDTAVYARLFAYLARTGAPPGAAASVHFAHGLAAWDWREAADAADSLVAARARGELWVRPSLLLDGAVVAALRLGDAPRAARLYKATTRGAERDLDDVRTLLLPAWIAAAGGARREAASVQP; via the coding sequence GAGCTCGGCGCGGGGGTGCTCGGGGCACTGTTCCATCCGGTGTTCGTGACGGTGACGGATGCCGCCTACCACGCGCTCTTCCCCGCGCTGCCCGCCGGGGCGGCCGTGATCGCGGCGAAGTGGCTGATCGCGGCACTCCTGATTCTGCCGCAGTCGGTGCTGCTCGGGGCGACATTCCCGCTCATGAGCGCGGGCGCCATCCGGCGCGCGGCCGCCGCGCCGGGACGCACGCTGTCGCTGCTCTACTTCACGAACAGCCTCGGTGCCGCGGCGGGCGTGCTCGTCGCCGGCTTCTGGTTGCTCGCGAGAGTGGGGCTTCCGGGCACGCTGCTCGCCGCGGCGGCGGTCAACGCGCTCGTCGCCGCCGGCGCGTGGGCGATCGCGTGGTCGTCGCCGCCCGCCGCGGCCGCGTCGCCGGACGGCACGCAGACCACGCTGCGCCTCGACACGCCGCGCAGCGACGTCTCGCGCCCGCTCGCGCGCGCCCTGCTCGCCGTGGCGTTCGGCACCGCGGTCGCGTCGTTCGTCTACGAGGTGGCGTGGCTGCGCATGCTGGCGCTCGTCGTCGGCAGCGCGACGCACTCGTTCGAGATCATGCTGTCGGTGTTCATCCTCGGGCTCGCGCTCGGCGCGTGGTGGATCCGGGCGCGCGCCGACCGCCTAACGGATCCGGCGCGCACGCTCGGCATCCTGCAGTGGGTCATGGGGAGCGTCGCGATCGCCACGCTGCCGGTCTACGTGCGGTCGTTCGACTGGATGGTCACGCTGCTCGACGCGCTCGACACGACGACGCACGGCTACCAGCTTTTCTCCATCGCGCGCTACCTGCTGTGCCTCGCCGTGATGCTGCCGGCGACGTTCTGCGCCGGCACGACGCTGCCGCTCATCACGCGCACGCTGTTCGTGCGCGGCGCCGGCGAGGACGCGATCGGGCGCGTGTACGCGGTGAACACGCTCGGCTCCATCGTCGGCGCGGCGCTCGCGGGCCTCGTGCTCATGCCGGTGCTCGGGCTCAAATGGCTGCTCGTCGCCGGCGCGCTCGTCGACGTCGCGCTCGGGTTCTTCCTGCTGCTGCGCGTGGCGGACGACGCGCGCGGCGAGCGCCCCGTCGTCGCGACGGTGGCCGCGGTGTCGCTCCTCATGCTGCTCACCGTCGCCGCGCGCACGCCGTTCCACCCGGCGGTGCTGACGAGCGGCGTGTACCGGTACGCGCGCGTCTCGCGGCCGGAGGACATGGAGATGGTCTACTACCGCGACGGGCGCACCGCGACGGTGAGCGTGCGCCGGCAGCGGGGGTCGAGCACGCTGTCGCTCGCCACGAACGGCAAGCCCGACGCGTCGCTCACGAGCGACTGGCTCCGTCCCGACCCGCGCGACACCACGCGGCGGCCGCTCACCGGCGACCAGGTGACGCAGGCGCTGCTGCCGCTCATCGCGCTCGCCCACGCGCCTAACGCGCGGACGGCAGCCGTCATCGGCGAGGGCTCGGGGATGACGTCGCACCTGCTGCTCGCCAGCCCGCGTCTCCAGCGGCTGTCGACGATCGACATCGAGCCGGAGATGATCCGTGCGTCGCATGCGTTCTACCCGGCGAACCGCCGCGTCTTCGACGACCCGCGGTCGACGTTCGTGATCGACGACGCGAAGTCGTTCTTCGCCTCCTCGCGCCGCACGTTCGACGTCATCGTCTCGGAGCCGTCCAACCCGTGGGTGAGCGGCGTCTCGGGGCTGTTCACCGACGACTTCTACCGGCGCGTGCGCGGGTGGCTCGCCCCGGGGGGCGTGTTCGGGCAGTGGCTGCACCTGTACGAGATCGACGACCGCCTCGTGCTCGACGTGCTCGCCGCGCTGCACCGCAACTTCGCGGCGTACGACGTCTATCTCGTGTCGAACGCGGACATCTTCGTCGTCGCGACGAACGGGCCGCGCGTCCCGACGCCCGACTGGGGTGTCGTGCAACTCCCCGGGCTCGCCGCCGACCTGCGGCGCACGCTGCCGCTCGACTCCGCGACGCTCGCCGCCGCGCGGCTCGTGGACCGCGCCGCGCTCGCGCCGCTGCTCGACGAGTGGGCGCCGGTGAACTCCGACTTCCATCCGGTGCTCGATCTCGGCGCCGAGCGGACGCGGTTCATGCGGCGGCGCGCGACCGGCTTCCGCGAGCTCACCGTGGGTCGCTTCGACCCCGTGGCCGCGATGCGCGGCTGGCGCGTCGGGTTCGGCGCGGCGCCGAAGTCGCCCGTCGACCTGCCGCGCGCGAACGCGCTCGCGTTGGGCGCGGCGGTGCGCACGGCGTGGGCGCGCGCGAGCACGCCGGGCGACGGCGTGGCGCAGGCGGTCGGCGCGGCCGGCGACACGGCGGCGCTTCGTGACGCGTTGTACCGTCGCGCGGCCTACGAGAACGTGCTCGCCAGCGGCCGCCCCCCCGCCGACTGGCCGCGCTTCGTCGCGCACGCGCTGGACGTGCTCGACGATCTGCACGGCGGCACGTCGGGCGTCGTCGACACGGCCGTGTACGCGCGGCTGTTCGCGTACCTCGCGCGCACGGGCGCGCCGCCGGGAGCGGCGGCGAGCGTGCACTTCGCGCACGGGCTCGCGGCGTGGGACTGGCGCGAGGCCGCCGACGCCGCGGATTCGCTCGTCGCCGCCCGCGCGCGGGGCGAGCTGTGGGTGCGGCCGTCGCTCCTCCTCGACGGCGCCGTGGTCGCCGCGCTGCGGCTCGGCGACGCCCCGCGCGCCGCACGCCTGTACAAGGCGACGACGCGTGGCGCGGAGCGCGACCTGGACGACGTCCGCACGCTGCTGCTGCCGGCGTGGATCGCGGCGGCCGGCGGCGCGCGCCGGGAGGCCGCCAGCGTCCAGCCCTGA